In Trichocoleus desertorum ATA4-8-CV12, the following proteins share a genomic window:
- a CDS encoding FAD-dependent oxidoreductase yields the protein MVTDRRSPQDVPKVVVVGAGWAGLGATYHLAKQGYDVTLLEAGAHPGGLVAGWKTPGGRSIEAGIHGFWYPYRNIFSLVDQLGLKPFTPWTRSSQYSPVGLEVESPIFQDLPRLPTPLGTFLYTQFKRLPLRDRLSALPLLYALIDFDNSDAAWRRYDSVTARELFKDFGVSARLYRESFEPMLLVGLFAPGEQCSAAAALGMLYYFILAHQPDFDVVWCRGTVGEMIFRPWVERIEQAGGKLLTQRRVSDVRLDSRGQATGVVCGDEVFNADAVIFAVGVTGMQKIVSGSPTLRNRREFRDLMNLSAIDVMATRLWFDRKIEIPRPSNACFGFQATTGWTFFDLNALHDEFRDEPGTVVEADFYHANQFLPLNDTEIVPLVQRDLATCIPAFHEAKVIDSGVVRLPRAVTHFAPGSYRYLLPTETSISNVFMSGDWVVTRHGSWSQEKAYVTGLEAANRAIAQLGRGTPAPILPVEPDEPHIQTMRSLNQSLRNWGQTLLPNFWLP from the coding sequence ATGGTGACGGACAGGCGATCGCCCCAGGATGTACCAAAAGTTGTAGTCGTGGGAGCAGGTTGGGCTGGCCTCGGCGCAACTTACCATCTAGCAAAACAAGGCTACGACGTGACGCTCCTAGAGGCAGGCGCTCATCCAGGTGGCTTGGTGGCAGGCTGGAAAACACCAGGAGGTCGCTCCATCGAAGCGGGGATTCATGGGTTTTGGTATCCCTACCGCAATATTTTTTCTCTAGTAGACCAACTGGGACTGAAGCCTTTTACGCCTTGGACTCGGTCTTCTCAATATTCCCCCGTGGGGCTAGAGGTAGAGTCACCCATCTTTCAAGATTTGCCGCGTTTGCCCACACCGCTCGGCACGTTTCTCTATACCCAGTTCAAACGGCTACCTCTGCGCGATCGCCTCTCTGCCCTGCCATTACTATATGCACTCATAGATTTTGACAACTCCGATGCGGCATGGCGACGCTACGACTCTGTAACAGCACGTGAACTCTTCAAAGATTTTGGGGTTTCCGCTCGGCTCTACCGCGAATCCTTTGAACCGATGCTCTTGGTCGGTCTGTTTGCCCCAGGAGAACAATGTTCCGCAGCAGCAGCCTTAGGCATGCTCTACTACTTCATTCTGGCCCATCAACCTGATTTTGATGTGGTCTGGTGTCGGGGCACTGTGGGTGAAATGATTTTCCGACCTTGGGTGGAGCGGATTGAGCAAGCAGGTGGCAAACTGCTGACCCAACGCCGAGTTAGCGATGTACGCCTAGATAGTCGAGGCCAAGCCACAGGCGTAGTTTGCGGGGATGAAGTCTTTAATGCCGATGCGGTGATCTTTGCCGTGGGGGTGACGGGGATGCAGAAAATCGTCAGTGGTAGTCCCACGCTCCGCAACCGTCGTGAGTTCCGCGACTTGATGAACCTAAGCGCCATTGATGTCATGGCAACGCGCTTATGGTTCGATCGCAAAATTGAGATTCCTCGACCCTCCAATGCTTGCTTTGGCTTCCAAGCCACTACAGGTTGGACGTTCTTTGACCTCAATGCACTCCATGACGAGTTCCGAGACGAACCCGGAACCGTGGTGGAAGCAGATTTCTACCATGCCAACCAATTCTTGCCCTTGAATGACACAGAAATCGTGCCTTTGGTGCAACGAGACTTAGCCACCTGTATTCCTGCCTTTCACGAAGCCAAAGTGATTGATAGTGGTGTGGTGCGGTTGCCTAGAGCAGTCACTCACTTTGCCCCTGGCAGCTACCGCTACCTGTTACCTACAGAAACCAGTATTAGCAACGTATTTATGAGCGGTGACTGGGTGGTAACGCGCCACGGCTCTTGGTCTCAGGAGAAAGCCTATGTGACGGGTCTAGAAGCGGCCAACCGAGCGATCGCCCAACTCGGACGAGGCACCCCTGCCCCAATTCTGCCCGTGGAGCCAGACGAACCGCATATTCAAACGATGCGATCGCTGAATCAGTCCCTCCGAAATTGGGGGCAAACGCTCCTGCCTAACTTCTGGCTACCTTAA
- a CDS encoding SH3 domain-containing protein has protein sequence MKLKSVSSMAGGLMLSLCLTLPALAQTEMGTLRGNPGSQINVRSQPSTSAPAPSYGIPGDRVQILRSARGTDGYAWHYVEFSQSKVRGWVRNDLLMLDSGNGNPAQRVSFAPGTSAATVNGSVRGYETRDYILNARAGQRMTVDLRSNSTFMQVAVLSPQGETLYVGTNWTGSLPSSGDYLVRVGLVRAEARRDGAGGFKLTVGVR, from the coding sequence ATGAAGTTGAAATCGGTTTCATCAATGGCGGGTGGCCTAATGTTGTCTCTGTGTTTGACGTTGCCAGCATTGGCACAAACCGAAATGGGAACCCTGCGAGGCAACCCAGGAAGCCAAATCAACGTGCGATCGCAACCCTCTACCAGTGCGCCTGCCCCTAGTTATGGCATACCAGGCGATCGCGTCCAAATTTTGAGATCAGCTCGCGGTACAGATGGTTATGCTTGGCACTATGTAGAGTTCTCTCAATCTAAAGTTAGGGGATGGGTGCGGAATGACTTGCTGATGCTCGACAGTGGCAATGGCAACCCTGCTCAGCGAGTTTCTTTTGCGCCAGGAACTTCTGCTGCCACCGTTAACGGTAGTGTTCGAGGATATGAAACGCGAGACTATATTTTGAATGCGCGAGCAGGCCAGCGGATGACTGTTGATCTACGCAGCAATAGCACCTTTATGCAGGTTGCCGTACTCAGCCCCCAGGGAGAAACCCTATATGTGGGGACAAACTGGACAGGGAGCTTGCCCAGCAGCGGAGATTATTTGGTACGAGTAGGGCTAGTGCGGGCAGAGGCAAGACGCGATGGGGCAGGCGGCTTTAAGCTAACCGTTGGTGTTCGATGA
- a CDS encoding P-II family nitrogen regulator, producing the protein MHVVKKIEIFSDSVELAKIISALERGGVSSYTVIRNVAGKGVRGGVFDDSAVTMLDNAYVIAFCSPDILKSVVEIVRPILNKFGGSCFISDVMEIRSMKCVSSL; encoded by the coding sequence ATGCATGTGGTAAAAAAAATTGAAATTTTTTCGGATTCTGTAGAGCTAGCAAAAATTATCAGCGCTTTGGAACGGGGCGGGGTTTCCAGCTATACCGTGATTCGGAATGTGGCAGGCAAAGGAGTGCGAGGCGGCGTGTTTGATGACTCTGCCGTAACGATGCTAGACAACGCTTATGTCATCGCCTTTTGTTCACCTGACATCCTTAAATCCGTTGTGGAAATTGTGCGCCCTATTCTCAATAAGTTTGGGGGATCTTGCTTTATTTCCGATGTCATGGAGATTCGCTCGATGAAATGTGTGTCTTCTCTATAG
- a CDS encoding HNH endonuclease, whose protein sequence is MSDPSLQELVQTLFKSTKQTDKILASLNKITERIDTWYAPRAEFERWRDSVEGKAWKHQKFKAQKRLCAICKEAIELKGSHIDHIKPISLHPKLALSLENLQIACPGCNTSKGNGTNNGKHNDRLTY, encoded by the coding sequence ATGTCAGATCCTTCGCTTCAAGAACTCGTTCAAACCTTATTTAAGTCAACTAAGCAAACCGATAAAATTCTTGCTTCACTCAACAAGATTACTGAAAGAATTGATACTTGGTATGCACCACGTGCTGAATTTGAACGTTGGCGTGACTCTGTTGAGGGAAAAGCTTGGAAACACCAAAAATTTAAGGCCCAGAAAAGGCTGTGTGCTATCTGCAAAGAAGCTATTGAATTAAAAGGATCGCATATCGATCACATAAAACCGATTTCTTTACATCCTAAGTTAGCGTTGAGTCTTGAAAATCTTCAGATTGCTTGTCCTGGCTGCAATACCTCTAAAGGTAATGGAACAAATAATGGTAAACATAACGATCGCCTCACCTATTAA
- a CDS encoding antibiotic biosynthesis monooxygenase produces MTDFNDCLNHRIAQVAIGEFHAGTFAEAKRLYDEAVSTYGEGFKEAYLLQEQGTDKGISVILWDSEDSMKANVNDAYKSILKKLLPLFVSPPSLRTYEVVSEVRASEVEASRPEASRAEASKV; encoded by the coding sequence ATGACAGATTTCAACGACTGTTTAAACCACCGCATTGCCCAAGTTGCGATCGGCGAGTTCCACGCGGGCACCTTTGCCGAAGCGAAACGCCTCTATGACGAAGCAGTTTCAACCTACGGCGAAGGGTTTAAGGAAGCTTATTTACTCCAAGAACAAGGGACCGATAAAGGGATCTCGGTGATTCTTTGGGATAGCGAAGACAGCATGAAAGCCAACGTCAACGATGCTTATAAATCGATCCTCAAAAAACTGCTACCCCTATTTGTCAGCCCCCCCAGTTTGAGAACCTATGAGGTCGTGAGTGAAGTGCGGGCTTCTGAGGTTGAAGCATCTAGACCTGAAGCATCCAGAGCTGAAGCATCCAAAGTATGA
- a CDS encoding Mut7-C ubiquitin/RNAse domain-containing protein, with translation MERAYFRFYAELNDFLPPHRRQTNFVHALKETAAIKDSIEALGVTHPEVALILANGESVDFSYFVQDGDRISVYPKFKTLDINLLSQVQPQPLTHVRFILDVHLGKLATYLRLLGFDALYQNDYRDQELADLASQTKRVLLTKDRGVLKRSIVTYGYCVRESNPEPQVLEVLQHFDLFGEITPLQRCLHCNGSLQPVSKASVCDRLPSQTRQHYKEFSICQACGQIYWKGAHHRRIQQFIDRVLHYKHHQ, from the coding sequence ATGGAGCGAGCTTACTTTCGATTTTATGCAGAACTCAACGACTTCTTACCTCCTCACAGAAGGCAAACTAATTTTGTTCATGCTTTAAAAGAGACTGCTGCCATCAAGGATTCGATTGAAGCGTTAGGCGTGACTCATCCAGAAGTAGCTCTCATTCTAGCCAATGGAGAATCAGTAGACTTTTCTTATTTCGTACAAGATGGCGATCGCATCAGTGTCTACCCCAAGTTCAAAACCCTCGATATTAACTTGCTCTCCCAGGTTCAACCCCAACCCCTAACTCACGTTCGCTTTATTCTCGATGTTCACCTGGGTAAACTCGCTACCTACCTACGCTTGCTGGGATTTGATGCTCTCTATCAAAATGATTACCGAGATCAAGAGCTGGCTGACCTCGCCAGTCAAACCAAGCGGGTTTTACTAACTAAAGATCGAGGGGTGCTAAAGCGTAGCATCGTTACCTACGGCTACTGTGTCCGTGAGTCAAACCCAGAGCCACAGGTGCTAGAAGTGCTACAACACTTTGACCTATTTGGTGAGATTACCCCACTACAGCGCTGTTTACATTGTAATGGTTCACTTCAGCCTGTTTCTAAAGCAAGCGTTTGCGATCGCTTACCGTCTCAGACTCGCCAACACTATAAGGAATTTTCCATTTGCCAAGCTTGTGGCCAGATCTACTGGAAAGGGGCACACCACCGACGTATACAGCAATTCATCGATCGCGTGCTGCACTACAAGCATCATCAATAA
- a CDS encoding class I SAM-dependent methyltransferase, giving the protein MGPMTPVVLADVAGVYQQRDRHNSDGIGKIYMGREIAQVMGHQGAAWLERSSRSWEEQPQRVVEALDLQPADVVADIGAGTGYFSFRLSRLVPDGKVLAVDVQPEMIDILNFLKQENQATNVEPVLSTVQDPHLPTVSVDLALMVDAYHEFEYPQEMMTALVQALKPGGRVVLVEYRGENPLILIKGLHKMTQRQVKKEMQAVGLVWQETKNLLPQQHLMIFRKVA; this is encoded by the coding sequence ATGGGGCCAATGACTCCTGTTGTCCTTGCGGACGTGGCAGGCGTGTATCAGCAGCGCGATCGCCATAACTCTGACGGAATCGGCAAAATCTATATGGGCCGAGAGATTGCTCAGGTGATGGGCCATCAGGGAGCCGCTTGGCTAGAGCGATCGAGTCGGAGTTGGGAAGAACAACCGCAACGAGTTGTAGAAGCACTCGATCTGCAACCTGCTGATGTGGTGGCGGATATTGGAGCGGGCACAGGTTACTTTAGTTTTCGGCTGAGTCGATTGGTACCAGATGGGAAAGTTTTGGCGGTCGATGTACAGCCAGAGATGATTGACATCCTCAACTTTCTCAAGCAGGAAAACCAAGCAACTAACGTCGAACCCGTTCTTAGTACCGTGCAAGACCCGCATCTCCCTACTGTGAGTGTGGATCTTGCATTAATGGTAGATGCTTATCACGAATTTGAGTATCCCCAAGAGATGATGACGGCGCTGGTGCAAGCGCTCAAGCCTGGAGGAAGGGTAGTGCTCGTAGAATACCGAGGTGAGAATCCGCTGATTCTGATCAAAGGTCTCCACAAAATGACCCAGCGGCAAGTTAAAAAAGAGATGCAAGCGGTAGGCTTAGTTTGGCAAGAAACCAAGAACTTATTACCGCAACAACATCTGATGATTTTTCGCAAAGTTGCTTAG
- a CDS encoding pentapeptide repeat-containing protein has protein sequence MNTEELKQRYQSGERNFSQTHLNQTNLQRLKLGAVDLSRASLVKSNLQKVNLEDANLDGVNLYRANLSKSRLQRVNLNKAILGEANLSEANLYRASLIQADLCAANLSKAVLNHAQLSGADLRKANLSHARLCWANLRKVNLHQAQLEGADLSDAKFCNTIMPDGSLRNDDC, from the coding sequence ATGAATACTGAAGAACTGAAGCAGCGCTATCAATCTGGAGAACGTAATTTTAGCCAGACTCACTTAAACCAAACCAACCTGCAACGGCTGAAATTAGGGGCAGTAGACCTCAGCCGCGCCAGTTTGGTTAAGAGCAATTTGCAGAAAGTGAACTTAGAGGATGCCAACCTGGATGGCGTCAACCTGTATCGGGCTAACTTAAGCAAATCTCGTTTGCAGCGGGTCAACCTCAACAAGGCGATTTTGGGAGAGGCCAATCTGAGCGAAGCCAATCTCTACCGCGCTAGTTTAATTCAAGCGGATCTTTGTGCCGCCAACCTGAGCAAAGCGGTGTTAAATCACGCTCAACTCAGCGGAGCAGACCTGAGAAAAGCTAATTTGAGCCACGCTCGTTTATGTTGGGCCAACCTCCGCAAGGTCAATTTGCACCAAGCTCAGCTAGAGGGTGCAGACTTGAGTGACGCTAAGTTCTGTAACACCATCATGCCAGATGGCAGTCTCAGGAATGATGATTGCTAG
- a CDS encoding carbonic anhydrase: MKQMSQWTGRRELLKLFGVGGVGLVAATATSFKYAEPAYADQPTPGTQNFEAVSSEAALQRLLDGNQRFMRQKRQYPHETSKDLQAVATSQHPFATLLTCADSRVPGEIIFDQGIGDLFDVRVAGNVVTPEVLGSLEYAAALLGTRLIMVVGHERCGAVTAAIQGEALPGHIGTFVKAIKPAIASIKTKSADVAQQIDQAVTANVQYQVEQLKQNSSVLAQLVLERKLTIVGGRYDLDTGAVTLVT, from the coding sequence ATGAAACAAATGAGTCAGTGGACTGGTCGCAGAGAGTTATTAAAGCTATTTGGAGTCGGCGGAGTTGGCTTGGTCGCTGCGACCGCTACTAGCTTTAAGTACGCTGAACCTGCCTATGCCGATCAGCCAACTCCTGGTACTCAAAATTTTGAGGCGGTGAGTTCAGAGGCTGCATTACAAAGACTACTGGATGGCAATCAACGGTTTATGCGGCAAAAACGGCAGTACCCGCATGAAACATCCAAAGATTTACAGGCAGTTGCAACATCACAGCACCCTTTTGCAACTTTACTGACTTGTGCCGACTCACGAGTGCCCGGAGAAATTATTTTTGATCAAGGCATTGGCGATTTGTTTGATGTGCGTGTCGCTGGCAATGTCGTGACGCCTGAAGTCTTGGGCAGCCTAGAATATGCGGCGGCTCTCTTAGGGACTCGCCTGATTATGGTAGTCGGGCACGAACGCTGCGGTGCTGTGACAGCGGCGATTCAAGGAGAAGCGCTTCCAGGTCATATCGGTACGTTTGTCAAAGCGATTAAACCCGCGATCGCCAGCATCAAAACTAAATCGGCTGATGTCGCTCAGCAGATTGATCAGGCTGTAACTGCGAATGTGCAATATCAAGTAGAGCAGTTAAAGCAAAATTCTAGTGTGTTGGCACAACTGGTTTTAGAACGCAAGCTAACGATTGTCGGCGGGCGCTATGACCTCGATACGGGAGCTGTTACCCTTGTCACCTAG
- a CDS encoding pentapeptide repeat-containing protein — MVRINELNRCYRVLGLKPGASLDEINQAYKDLARLWHPDRVPQDDVERQHEAHEKLKEINEARDLLRSCYAKIGAKRSPTTSKSTASKSTTNKSTPPTPPPAPPPPPKPTPPKATYHPPRAAHQPPKAAQPPKPPTAEPPKPAAYPLHPYLQSSYYAVYQTQTSPAPEPKSPPPQPQASDYPAYPTQTPVPQVPKYQTPQVPKYQGPDLSGSDFQGADLKEKDYANRNLSNANLSHANLSDAFLHNVNLNRANLYRANLYRANLLQANLSYADLREANLIGADFSGADLSGADLSGARVGMNNRLMIKLTGANLSGTIMPDGTIHS; from the coding sequence ATGGTACGGATCAACGAACTCAATCGATGCTATAGAGTCCTGGGACTGAAACCAGGCGCATCTCTAGATGAAATCAACCAAGCCTACAAAGACTTGGCTAGATTGTGGCATCCCGATCGCGTGCCTCAAGATGACGTTGAACGCCAGCACGAAGCCCACGAAAAGCTCAAAGAAATTAATGAGGCGCGAGACCTATTGCGGTCTTGCTATGCCAAAATCGGAGCCAAACGAAGTCCAACCACCAGCAAAAGTACTGCTAGTAAAAGTACTACTAACAAAAGTACTCCTCCCACTCCACCACCTGCCCCACCTCCACCCCCAAAGCCCACCCCACCTAAGGCTACTTATCACCCCCCCAGGGCTGCTCACCAACCTCCTAAGGCTGCTCAACCTCCCAAGCCTCCTACTGCTGAGCCGCCTAAGCCTGCTGCTTATCCTCTGCACCCTTACTTGCAATCGTCCTACTACGCGGTTTATCAAACTCAAACTTCTCCGGCACCAGAACCAAAATCTCCCCCACCCCAACCTCAAGCGTCTGACTATCCTGCCTACCCAACCCAAACACCCGTACCTCAAGTCCCCAAATATCAAACGCCTCAAGTTCCCAAGTACCAAGGGCCTGACCTGAGCGGCAGCGATTTTCAAGGTGCAGATCTCAAAGAAAAAGACTATGCCAATCGCAACTTAAGCAACGCCAATCTGAGTCATGCCAACCTCAGCGATGCTTTTCTCCACAACGTCAATCTCAACCGCGCCAACTTGTACCGCGCCAACTTGTACCGCGCCAACTTGCTACAGGCCAATCTGAGCTATGCCGATCTGAGAGAAGCTAATTTAATCGGAGCCGATTTCAGTGGTGCTGATCTAAGCGGTGCTGACCTTAGTGGTGCCCGCGTTGGGATGAACAATCGCTTGATGATTAAGCTAACTGGAGCTAATTTATCCGGGACTATTATGCCCGATGGCACCATTCACTCATAG
- a CDS encoding sodium-dependent bicarbonate transport family permease: MDVSLIMSNILNPPVLFFFLGMTAVFVKSDLEIPPPIPKLFSLYLLFAIGFKGGVELAKSGLNQEVFLTMLVAIVMACLVPIYTFFILKIKLDAYNAAAIAATYGSISAVTFITASSFLQQLGIDFDGYMVAALALMESPAIIVGLILVNLFTQDQNEREFSWPEVLQEAFLNGSVFLLVGSLIIGFLTGEHGWKVLSPFTQDMFYGVLTFFLLDMGLVAAKRIKDLEKTGPFLISFAILIPIVNAGIGLLIGKFIGMPPGNALLFSVLCASASYIAVPAAMRLTVPEANPSLYISTALAVTFPFNIIFGIPLYLYGIDLLWR, from the coding sequence ATGGACGTAAGCCTGATTATGTCTAACATCTTGAATCCACCAGTGCTGTTTTTCTTTTTGGGGATGACAGCGGTTTTTGTGAAATCAGACTTGGAGATTCCTCCACCCATTCCGAAGCTGTTTTCACTGTACCTGCTGTTTGCCATTGGCTTTAAGGGGGGGGTAGAACTTGCCAAAAGCGGCCTGAATCAGGAAGTTTTCCTGACGATGCTGGTAGCAATCGTGATGGCGTGCTTAGTACCTATCTACACGTTCTTTATTCTGAAGATCAAGCTTGATGCCTATAATGCTGCCGCGATCGCTGCAACTTATGGCTCAATTAGTGCCGTCACCTTTATTACAGCTAGCTCTTTCCTACAACAGTTGGGCATTGACTTTGATGGCTACATGGTAGCTGCCCTAGCCTTAATGGAGTCTCCAGCGATTATTGTGGGATTGATCTTGGTCAACCTCTTTACTCAAGATCAGAACGAGCGTGAGTTTTCCTGGCCAGAAGTTTTGCAAGAAGCATTTCTGAATGGTTCGGTTTTCTTGCTAGTTGGTAGCCTCATTATTGGCTTTTTGACAGGAGAGCATGGCTGGAAAGTTCTATCTCCCTTTACACAAGATATGTTTTATGGCGTCCTTACCTTCTTCTTGCTAGATATGGGTTTAGTAGCCGCTAAAAGAATTAAAGATTTGGAGAAAACTGGTCCATTTCTGATCTCATTTGCCATACTGATCCCAATAGTCAATGCAGGAATTGGGCTGCTAATTGGCAAGTTTATTGGGATGCCTCCAGGAAACGCCCTCTTGTTTTCTGTGTTGTGCGCCAGTGCCTCCTACATTGCTGTGCCAGCCGCCATGAGGTTAACGGTTCCAGAAGCTAATCCGAGTTTGTATATCTCTACGGCTTTGGCTGTGACATTCCCCTTTAACATCATCTTCGGCATTCCTTTGTATCTGTACGGGATTGATTTGCTATGGAGATAA
- the trpD gene encoding anthranilate phosphoribosyltransferase, which yields MSVTSAADSSLLTADSPLWPQLLQQLLDRQSLATEEAATLMRGWLSETIPPVLSGAILAAIQAKGVSATELAGMAQVLQSQSAASGMTLPKFSTPLIDTCGTGGDGASTFNISTAVAFVAAAAGVSVAKHGNRSASSKVGSADVLEALGVNLSASPEQVQAALQTVGITFLFAVGWHPALKGVAPLRRTLKIRTIFNLLGPLVNPLRPTGQVIGVCDPHLVDAIAEALNQLGIQRAIVLHGRERLDEAGLADVTDLAVLTNKTVQRVTLNPQDLGLEFAPTSALQGGDLAENAAILKAVLQGKGTTAQQNAVALNAALALQVGEQLPETVNPLEAYAKGAAIAQDILQSGAAWAKLEQLVEFLQ from the coding sequence ATGTCTGTCACCTCAGCTGCTGACTCCAGCTTGTTAACCGCTGACTCGCCACTGTGGCCTCAATTGCTCCAACAACTGCTAGACCGTCAATCTCTAGCAACAGAGGAAGCTGCAACTCTGATGCGCGGCTGGCTGAGTGAGACAATTCCACCCGTATTGTCAGGCGCGATCTTGGCGGCAATTCAAGCCAAAGGAGTATCTGCAACGGAACTGGCAGGGATGGCTCAGGTATTGCAATCCCAGTCTGCGGCCAGTGGCATGACGTTGCCAAAATTTTCGACCCCTTTGATCGATACTTGCGGTACGGGGGGAGATGGCGCTTCTACCTTCAACATCTCAACAGCGGTGGCATTTGTCGCGGCGGCAGCAGGGGTGTCTGTCGCCAAGCATGGCAACCGTTCTGCTTCTAGCAAAGTCGGTTCTGCCGATGTCTTGGAAGCTTTAGGCGTTAACCTCAGCGCGAGTCCAGAGCAGGTGCAAGCGGCCTTGCAAACGGTGGGAATTACCTTTTTGTTTGCTGTGGGCTGGCATCCAGCGCTGAAAGGAGTGGCTCCACTGCGTAGAACTCTGAAAATCCGCACAATTTTTAACTTGTTGGGGCCTTTAGTGAATCCCCTCAGACCCACCGGGCAAGTAATCGGCGTGTGCGATCCTCATCTGGTAGATGCGATCGCTGAAGCATTAAATCAACTCGGTATCCAGCGAGCCATTGTGCTACATGGGCGAGAAAGGCTAGATGAAGCGGGCTTGGCAGATGTGACAGATTTGGCGGTGCTAACTAACAAAACAGTGCAGCGAGTGACGCTAAATCCCCAAGATTTAGGGCTAGAGTTTGCGCCAACGAGTGCGTTGCAAGGCGGAGACTTAGCAGAAAACGCCGCAATTTTGAAAGCAGTGCTACAAGGAAAAGGCACGACTGCTCAACAGAATGCTGTCGCCTTGAATGCAGCCTTAGCTTTGCAAGTGGGAGAGCAACTACCTGAAACCGTTAACCCCCTGGAAGCTTATGCCAAAGGAGCCGCGATCGCCCAGGACATTCTCCAAAGCGGAGCAGCTTGGGCCAAATTGGAACAGTTAGTAGAGTTTTTGCAATAA
- a CDS encoding glycosyl hydrolase family 57: MSASPLPTLTEIRSGLPNICGWEAEINTVVNHNQPVFLPQTNLQLSDITAGFACALHMHQPTIPAGANGALISNLQYMFEHPGEGDNHNADPFTWCYSRMGEFIPQLVAEGCNPRMMLDYSGNLLWGLRQLGREDVLNNLKRLACDPQYQPYVEWLGTMWGHAVIPSTPIPDIKLHIQAWQQHFAAIFGYEALRRVKGFSPPEMHLPNHPDTLYEYIKALKECGYRWLMVQEHSVENPDGSGLQHDQKYIPNRLVARNCHGETISITALIKTQGSDTKLVGQMQPYYEAKGRSKQQIGDVPVPSLVTQIADGENGGVMMNEFPQAFIKACHEVREQSGGRSGVVALNGTEYLELIEAAGANPEDYPVCQAVSQHKIWQRVDPDKATPEAVENAIAEIKATDHQFHMDGASWTNHLSWVNGYENVLDPMRKLSALFHEKYDRLVEQDSSVTQRSDYQEALLYNLLLQTSCFRYWGQGTWTDYARELYRRGEASLLAQTS; this comes from the coding sequence ATTTCGGCTTCCCCTCTCCCTACCCTGACAGAAATCAGATCAGGTCTGCCCAACATCTGTGGCTGGGAGGCAGAGATCAATACAGTGGTGAACCACAATCAACCTGTTTTCTTACCTCAGACAAATCTTCAGCTATCAGACATTACAGCAGGCTTTGCTTGTGCTCTGCATATGCACCAACCCACGATTCCAGCAGGAGCAAATGGTGCCCTAATCAGCAACCTGCAATATATGTTTGAGCATCCTGGGGAAGGAGACAACCATAATGCTGATCCTTTTACTTGGTGCTACAGCCGTATGGGAGAGTTTATCCCTCAACTCGTGGCAGAGGGATGTAATCCGCGCATGATGCTCGACTATTCGGGTAATTTGTTGTGGGGGTTACGCCAACTCGGACGTGAGGATGTTTTGAATAATCTAAAACGCCTGGCTTGTGATCCTCAATATCAGCCTTATGTTGAATGGCTAGGAACCATGTGGGGTCATGCCGTGATTCCCTCGACTCCCATTCCAGACATCAAGCTACACATTCAAGCTTGGCAACAGCACTTTGCAGCCATCTTTGGCTACGAAGCTCTACGTCGGGTGAAGGGTTTCTCACCACCAGAAATGCATTTACCCAATCATCCAGATACGCTGTATGAATACATCAAAGCGCTCAAAGAATGTGGCTACCGTTGGCTAATGGTGCAAGAACATTCGGTCGAAAACCCAGATGGTTCTGGGCTACAGCACGATCAGAAGTATATCCCTAATCGCTTGGTCGCCCGAAATTGTCATGGAGAAACAATCAGCATTACTGCCCTAATTAAAACGCAAGGCTCGGATACCAAGCTAGTGGGCCAAATGCAGCCTTATTATGAGGCTAAAGGACGCAGCAAACAACAAATTGGTGATGTCCCAGTTCCTTCCCTCGTCACGCAAATTGCTGATGGAGAAAATGGCGGCGTGATGATGAATGAGTTCCCGCAAGCTTTCATTAAAGCCTGCCATGAGGTACGAGAGCAGAGTGGAGGGAGATCTGGTGTGGTCGCCTTAAATGGAACTGAATACTTAGAACTAATTGAAGCCGCAGGTGCTAATCCCGAAGACTATCCTGTTTGCCAAGCTGTCAGCCAACACAAAATTTGGCAACGAGTTGATCCAGATAAAGCCACACCTGAAGCAGTAGAAAACGCGATCGCCGAGATCAAAGCGACTGATCACCAATTCCACATGGACGGAGCTTCATGGACTAATCACTTAAGTTGGGTCAACGGATACGAAAACGTTTTAGACCCAATGAGAAAACTCAGTGCGTTATTTCACGAAAAATATGATCGCCTAGTAGAGCAAGATAGTTCAGTGACGCAGCGCTCAGACTATCAAGAAGCGTTACTTTACAATTTGCTGTTACAAACTAGCTGCTTCCGTTACTGGGGCCAAGGCACTTGGACAGATTACGCTCGCGAGTTATATCGGCGAGGCGAAGCATCGTTGCTAGCTCAAACTTCATAG